Proteins co-encoded in one Kutzneria chonburiensis genomic window:
- a CDS encoding MBL fold metallo-hydrolase gives MSARWIEVADGVHVRRHEELDLSLGLVVGNDACLVVDTGGDEVQGAEWAAAVRAVTPLPWTVVLTHAHFDHAFGTQAFLPCPVLAHPNCVDELVIDGAEDKEKWSAHYKTENRPDIAKAIRDTRIVLPDTLVSEPTTVDLGARIVEIAQFGRGHTDHDLVLRVPDADVVFVGDLVENGAPPAFEGSFPASWPTALAGVLELTGPDTVVVPGHGDPVDSAFVAAQRADIAAVVDLARELTAGSVTLAEVLRDSPFPADATRRAIGRLTGRNRSGR, from the coding sequence CTGGATCGAGGTCGCCGACGGAGTGCACGTCCGTCGACACGAGGAGCTGGATCTGTCACTCGGGCTGGTCGTCGGCAACGACGCCTGCCTCGTGGTGGACACCGGCGGTGACGAGGTGCAGGGCGCCGAGTGGGCGGCGGCCGTGCGCGCCGTGACGCCACTGCCGTGGACCGTCGTGCTCACGCATGCGCATTTCGACCACGCCTTCGGCACGCAGGCGTTCCTGCCCTGCCCGGTGCTGGCCCACCCGAACTGCGTCGACGAGCTCGTCATCGACGGCGCGGAGGACAAGGAGAAGTGGTCCGCGCACTACAAGACGGAGAACCGGCCGGACATCGCCAAGGCCATCCGCGACACCCGAATCGTCCTGCCCGACACCTTGGTGTCGGAGCCGACGACCGTGGACCTCGGCGCAAGAATCGTCGAGATTGCACAGTTCGGCCGCGGGCACACCGACCACGACCTGGTGCTGCGGGTGCCGGACGCCGACGTGGTGTTCGTCGGCGATCTGGTGGAGAACGGCGCGCCGCCGGCGTTCGAGGGCTCGTTTCCGGCGTCGTGGCCGACGGCGCTGGCCGGAGTGCTCGAACTCACCGGCCCGGACACGGTCGTCGTGCCGGGGCACGGCGATCCGGTCGACTCGGCGTTCGTGGCCGCGCAGCGGGCCGACATCGCGGCTGTCGTCGACCTCGCGCGCGAGCTCACGGCCGGTTCGGTCACGCTGGCGGAGGTGCTCCGTGACTCACCGTTTCCGGCCGACGCGACCCGTAGGGCCATCGGAAGATTGACGGGGCGTAACCGTTCCGGCCGGTAA